The Streptomyces sp. GSL17-111 region CCATCCCGCTCGCCGCGATCCGTCGTCTCGCGCAGACCCCGCACGCCCCCAGGAGGACGCTCTCGTGACCCCCCGCCCCGAGGTTCCCGACACCTTCCGCGCCGCTCCCCCGGCCGCGCCGTCGGGTCAGCAGTCCACGCCCCGGCCCCGCCACCCGGTCGCCGGGGAGGCACCCGCCCAGGCCCTCACCGTCCGGCCGGCCCCCGCTCTCGCGGAGGAGGAACGGCGGCGGCTCGTCGACGGTGCCCACCACGACCCGCACGCGGTGCTCGGCGCCCACCCGGTGACCGGCGGCGTCGTCGTGCGCGCCCTGCGGCCCTTCGCCCGGAGCGTGACCGTGCTGACGGCCTCCGGCGCCGCCGAGCTGCCGCACGAGGCGGACGGCCTCTTCTGCGGCCTCCTCCCGCGCGAGGCGCTGCCCGAGGACGGCCTGCCCGCCTACCGGCTGCGCGTGGCCTACGACGGCGGCGCCGTCGTGGAGACCGAGGACCCCTACCGCTTCCTGCCCACCCTGGGCGAGCTGGACCTGCACCTCATCCAGGAGGGACGGCACGAGCAGTTGTGGCAGGCGCTCGGGGCCCACCCCCTCACCGTGGACGGGGTCACCGGCACCCGCTTCACCGTGTGGGCGCCGAGCGCGCGCGGCGTGCGGCTGGCCACGGACCTCACCTACTGGGACGGCACGAGCCAGCCGATGCGGTCGCTGGGCGCCAGCGGCGTGTGGGAGCTCTTCGTGCCGGGCCTCGGCGAGGGCACGCGCTACAAGTTCGACATCCTGCGCGCCGACGGCACCCACGGGCTGCGCGCCGACCCGATGGCGCGCCGCACCGAGTGCCCGCCGAACACCGCGTCCGTCGTGACGTCGTCCGACTACGCGTGGGGCGACGCGGAGTGGCTGGCACGGCGGACGGAGCGTCCGGTGCACGAGGCGCCGTTCTCCGTCTACGAGGTGCACCTGCCCTCCTGGCGGCCGGGCCTCGGCTACCGCGAGCTGGCCGAGGAGCTGCCCGCCTACGTCAAGGACCTCGGTTTCACCCACGTCGAGCTGATGCCGGTGTGCGAGCACCCGTTCGGCGGATCGTGGGGCTACCAGGTCACCGGCTACTACGCGCCCACGGCGCGGCTGGGCTCGCCCGACGACTTCCGGTACCTCGTGGACGCGCTGCACCGGGCGGGCATCGGCGTCCTGATGGACTGGGTCCCGGCCCACTTCCCCAAGGACGACTGGGCGCTGGCCCACTTCGACGGCACCGCACTGTACGAGCACCCCGACCCGCAGCGCGCCGAGCACCCGGACTGGGGGACGCTGGAGTTCAACTACGGCCGCACGGAGGTGCGCAACTTCCTCGTCGCCAACGCCGTGTACTGGTGCGAGGAGTTCCACATCGACGGACTGCGCGTCGACGCCGTCGCCTCCATGCTCTACCTGGACTACTCGCGCGAGTACGGCCAGTGGTCGCCCAACGAGTACGGCGGCCGGGAGAACCTGGACGCGGTCCGGTTCCTTCAGGAGATGAACGCGACGGTCTACCGGCGCTGCCCCGGCGTGGTCACCGTCGCCGAGGAGTCCACCGCCTGGGACGGCGTCACCCGCCCCACCCACGAGACCGGGCCCCACGGCGTCGGCGGGCTGGGCTTCGGGCTGAAGTGGAACATGGGGTGGATGCACGACTCGCTGGTCTACGTCTCCAAGGAGCCGGTGCACCGCAAGTACCACCACAACGAGATGACCTTCTCGATGGTGTACGCCTACAGCGAGAACTACGTCCTGCCCATCTCGCACGACGAGGTCGTCCACGGCAAGGGCGCCCTGGTGGCCAAGATGCCCGGCGACTGGTGGCAGCAGCGGGCCAACCACCGCGCCTACCTCGGCTACATGTGGGCCCACCCCGGCAAGCAACTGCTGTACATGGGGCAGGAGTTCGCGCAGGGGGCGGAGTGGTCCGAGGAGCAGGGGCCCGACTGGTGGCTGCTGGACCCGGGCTACTCGGCCCGGGGCGACCACGCGGGCGTCCGCGACCTGGTGCGGGACCTCAACACCGCCTACACCGCCACCCCCGCCCTGTGGGAACGGGACACCGAACCGGCCGGGTTCGCCTGGGTCGAGGCCGACGCCGCCGACGACAACGTCTTCGCCTTCCTGCGATTCGCCGCCGACGGCACGCCCCTGCTGGCCGTCAGCAACTTCTCCCCCGTCGTGCGGCACGCCTACCGCCTCGGCGTGCCGGACGGCGTCCCGGCCTGGCGGGAGGCGCTCAACACCGACGCCGCCCGCTACGGCGGCTCCGGGGTGGAGGTGCCCGAGACGGTGAGGAGCGAACCGGTCACGGCGCAGGGGCGGCCGTCCAGCATCGCGCTGACCCTGCCGCCGCTGGCCACACTCTGGCTGCGGCCAGCCTGAGCCCGGGGCCTGAGCCCGGGGCCTGGGCCCGGCTCGCGGACCGTCCCCCGCTGGGGCACCGTGGGGAGGGAGGTACACCCCGACGGGAGGACGGTCCATGAGCGAGCACACGTACCGGGTGACGGAGATCGTCGGCACCTCGCACGAGGGGCTGGACGCGGCGATCCGCAACGGTCTCGGCCGCGCGGCACAGACCCTGCACGGCCTGGACTGGTTCGAGGTCACCCAGATCCGCGGCAACATCGAGGACGGCCGGGTGGAGCACTACCAGGTCGG contains the following coding sequences:
- the glgB gene encoding 1,4-alpha-glucan branching enzyme gives rise to the protein MTPRPEVPDTFRAAPPAAPSGQQSTPRPRHPVAGEAPAQALTVRPAPALAEEERRRLVDGAHHDPHAVLGAHPVTGGVVVRALRPFARSVTVLTASGAAELPHEADGLFCGLLPREALPEDGLPAYRLRVAYDGGAVVETEDPYRFLPTLGELDLHLIQEGRHEQLWQALGAHPLTVDGVTGTRFTVWAPSARGVRLATDLTYWDGTSQPMRSLGASGVWELFVPGLGEGTRYKFDILRADGTHGLRADPMARRTECPPNTASVVTSSDYAWGDAEWLARRTERPVHEAPFSVYEVHLPSWRPGLGYRELAEELPAYVKDLGFTHVELMPVCEHPFGGSWGYQVTGYYAPTARLGSPDDFRYLVDALHRAGIGVLMDWVPAHFPKDDWALAHFDGTALYEHPDPQRAEHPDWGTLEFNYGRTEVRNFLVANAVYWCEEFHIDGLRVDAVASMLYLDYSREYGQWSPNEYGGRENLDAVRFLQEMNATVYRRCPGVVTVAEESTAWDGVTRPTHETGPHGVGGLGFGLKWNMGWMHDSLVYVSKEPVHRKYHHNEMTFSMVYAYSENYVLPISHDEVVHGKGALVAKMPGDWWQQRANHRAYLGYMWAHPGKQLLYMGQEFAQGAEWSEEQGPDWWLLDPGYSARGDHAGVRDLVRDLNTAYTATPALWERDTEPAGFAWVEADAADDNVFAFLRFAADGTPLLAVSNFSPVVRHAYRLGVPDGVPAWREALNTDAARYGGSGVEVPETVRSEPVTAQGRPSSIALTLPPLATLWLRPA
- a CDS encoding dodecin, with the translated sequence MSEHTYRVTEIVGTSHEGLDAAIRNGLGRAAQTLHGLDWFEVTQIRGNIEDGRVEHYQVGLKVGFRLDEHG